One part of the Raphanus sativus cultivar WK10039 chromosome 7, ASM80110v3, whole genome shotgun sequence genome encodes these proteins:
- the LOC108814267 gene encoding histone H2B.10 yields MAKADKKPAEKKPAAETTTTAAAEKKPKAGKKLPKDPSAVAGDKKKKRTKKSVETYKIYIFKVLKQVHPDIGISSKAMGIMNSFINDIFEKLAGESSKLARYNKKPTITSREIQTAVRLVLPGELAKHAVSEGTKAVTKFTSS; encoded by the coding sequence ATGGCCAAGGCTGATAAGAAACCAGCAGAGAAGAAACCTGCGGCGGAAACCACCACCACCGCGGCGGCAGAGAAGAAGCCAAAAGCAGGGAAGAAGCTACCGAAGGACCCCTCCGCCGTGGCCggagacaagaagaagaagcgcaCGAAGAAGAGCGTGGAGACGTACAAGATCTACATCTTCAAGGTGCTGAAGCAGGTCCACCCGGATATCGGGATCTCGAGCAAGGCCATGGGGATCATGAACAGCTTCATCAACGACATCTTCGAGAAGCTCGCCGGAGAGTCTTCCAAGCTCGCGAGGTACAACAAGAAGCCGACGATTACTTCCAGGGAGATTCAGACGGCGGTGAGGCTCGTGTTGCCTGGTGAGTTGGCGAAACACGCTGTCTCGGAAGGTACCAAGGCGGTGACCAAGTTCACGAGCTCTTAG
- the LOC108814268 gene encoding uncharacterized protein LOC108814268: MAPSRNMIVATGLVVFASAGLAFPFYMASSKKPVIDSTKPLPPQATFRGPYINTGSRDVGPDHRTYPKK, translated from the exons ATGGCACCATCACGTAACATGATTGTAGCCACGGGCCTGGTTGTTTTCGCATCTGCAGGCTTAGCTTTCCCCTTTTACATGGC ATCGTCAAAGAAACCGGTGATTGATTCAACCAAACCGCTACCTCCCCAAGCAACTTTTAGAGGACCTTACATTAACACCGGTTCTCGCGATGTTGGGCCTGACCATCGAACTTACCCTAAGAAATAA
- the LOC108814526 gene encoding probable glucuronoxylan glucuronosyltransferase F8H, which produces MSLDIKRPSINKTKKKTGFVVKMQLNNNRVGGHNKRNLSFLFFRNYYTWLIWLFLSLYLFTSYFAGDQSSPSTTTTTSLLSNHQTSSSSLPSRALIESPAILKPAPFTGMKIYVYDLPARFNSDWATASDRCATHLFAAEVAIHRALLSDSSVRTLDPEEADFFFVPVYVSCNFSTANGFPSLSHARSLISSAVDFISEKYPFWNRTRGSDHVFVASHDFGACFHAMEDMAIEEGIPEFMKNSIILQTFGVKYKHPCQEAEHVVIPPYIPPASVQRALEKAPANGRRDIWAFFRGKMEVNPKNISGRFYSKGVRTAILKKYGGRRRFYLNRHRFAGYRSEIVRSVFCLCPLGWAPWSPRLVESAVLGCVPVVIADGIQLPFSETVRWSEISLTVAEKDVRNLRKILERVAATNLSAIQRNLREPAFKRALLYNVPMMEGDATWHILEALRRKLDRSNKRSRVMGQ; this is translated from the exons ATGTCGCTTGACATTAAGAGACCTAGCATCAacaaaacgaagaagaagacaggTTTCGTCGTCAAAATGCAGCTAAACAACAACAGAGTTGGTGGACACAACAAAAGAAacctctccttcctcttcttcagaAACTATTACACATGGCTCATCTGGTTGTTCctatctctctatctcttcaCATCTTACTTCGCCGGAGACCAATCCTCACCATCAACCACCACAACAACAAGCCTCCTCTCTAACCACcaaacctcctcctcctccctccCATCTCGCGCCCTCATCGAATCTCCCGCCATCCTCAAACCAGCTCCCTTCACCGGAATGAAGATATACGTTTACGATCTACCGGCGAGGTTCAACTCCGACTGGGCGACGGCGTCGGACCGGTGCGCCACTCACCTGTTCGCGGCGGAGGTGGCCATCCACCGCGCCCTTCTCTCAGACTCCTCCGTCCGTACGTTGGACCCGGAAGAAGCAGACTTCTTCTTCGTCCCCGTCTACGTCTCCTGCAACTTCTCAACAGCCAACGGCTTCCCTTCTCTGAGCCACGCTCGCTCCCTCATCAGCTCCGCCGTCGATTTCATCTCCGAGAAATACCCCTTCTGGAACCGGACTCGAGGCTCCGACCACGTCTTTGTCGCTTCACATGACTTCGGCGCATGTTTCCACGCCATG GAGGATATGGCGATTGAGGAAGGGATTCCGGAATTTATGAAAAATTCGATAATTTTACAAACGTTTGGAGTCAAGTACAAGCATCCGTGTCAAGAAGCGGAGCATGTGGTGATCCCGCCGTATATTCCGCCGGCGAGTGTGCAGAGAGCATTAGAAAAAGCTCCGGCGAACGGACGGCGAGATATATGGGCGTTCTTCCGAGGGAAGATGGAAGTCAACCCTAAGAATATAAGCGGACGCTTTTACAGCAA GGGAGTGAGAACGGCGATTTTGAAGAAATACGGTGGGAGAAGACGGTTTTATCTTAACCGGCACCGGTTCGCTGGATACCGATCAGAGATCGTGAGATCGGTGTTTTGTCTCTGTCCTCTCGGGTGGGCCCCGTGGAGTCCTAGGCTAGTGGAATCCGCCGTGTTGGGGTGCGTGCCCGTGGTTATCGCGGATGGGATTCAGTTACCGTTCTCGGAGACGGTGCGGTGGTCGGAGATCTCTCTCACGGTTGCTGAGAAAGACGTGAGGAATCTGCGCAAGATATTAGAGCGCGTGGCGGCTACTAATTTGTCTGCGATACAGCGGAACTTACGTGAGCCGGCGTTCAAGCGGGCCCTCTTGTACAATGTGCCGATGATGGAAGGAGATGCCACGTGGCATATTCTCGAGGCGTTGCGGAGAAAGCTCGATCGATCGAACAAGAGATCAAGGGTTATGGGCCAATGA
- the LOC108815017 gene encoding uncharacterized protein LOC108815017, which yields MDNHSNALLGWPYYSHGKTTEELRHSLMCTILELEQTKMSAHEEIRNRDEQLIHLKDFLTKTIKERDEALEKCQRLIFDNLSLQQQKHMTPPLSGASSIDDETLQPQQLASHKSFSSSDCEESFMSPTEHVINPQPPQLEEVSEAEIMDPLLPDKPLPEKGKLLQAVIKAGPLLQTLLLAGPLPQWRYPPPPLQTFEIPPVTVQCPNVNNGCGKFNRKRVFSDGSYSETKSQKVLLH from the exons ATGGATAACCATAGTAATGCTCTTCTTGGCTGGCCTTACTACTCCCATGGAAAG ACTACAGAAGAATTAAGACACTCTCTTATGTGCACAATACTAGAGCTAGAACAAACAAAAATGTCTGCCCATGAGGAAATAAGGAACAGAGATGAACAACTGATCCATCTCAAAGACTTCTTGACCAAAACCATTAAAGAAAGAGACGAAGCTCTCGAGAAATGTCAGCGTCTCATATTCGATAACCTCTCGCTTCAACAACAGAAGCATATGACTCCTCCTTTATCCGGAGCTTCAAGCATTGATGATGAAACATTACAGCCTCAACAACTAGCATCCCACAAGAGCTTCTCCTCCTCGGATTGCGAAGAGAGCTTCATGTCACCCACTGAGCATGTCATAAACCCACAACCACCTCAGCTTGAAGAAGTCTCAGAAGCTGAGATTATGGATCCACTGCTTCCAGACAAGCCACTGCCTGAAAAGGGTAAGCTTCTACAAGCTGTTATAAAAGCAGGGCCTTTGCTTCAGACACTGCTCTTAGCCGGTCCATTGCCTCAATGGCGATATCCGCCACCGCCTCTCCAGACTTTTGAGATCCCTCCAGTCACAGTCCAGTGCCCTAACGTCAACAATGGGTGTGGAAAATTCAACAGGAAGAGGGTATTCTCAGATGGGTCATATTCAGAAACTAAGTCTCAGAAAGTTCTTCTCCACTGA
- the LOC108816887 gene encoding protein SENSITIVE TO PROTON RHIZOTOXICITY 2-like, which produces MNQEEHMNQGRYIISNGEVSMSCFSETNSSSTVYMNPMPVATRSSEEGDGISLSLLLNLSTIQDKVHEIQSLINFFMISPNNNNQKSASSLAMSNVGSLVQEMITAASSMMHTCQQLQISTSNNSSDDANQTADGMFMEFSQDFDPDHDFMGESSTNLLGLQERGHDSFLDQTGQNLDWYGTQTTNPKNDHQRSKSRYGNYEIVELSVEDLLAKYTHYCQICGKGFKRDANLRMHMRAHGDEYKTREALINPTSRDKTVEYSSLMRHYYSCPQQGCRWNQRHEKFQPLKSVICAKNHYKRSHCPKIYMCRRCNVKHFSVLSDLRTHEKHCGDIKWVCSCGTRFSRKDKLMSHVSLFSGHSPAHEPSQQQPSMITP; this is translated from the coding sequence ATGAATCAAGAAGAGCATATGAATCAAGGACGATATATTATTAGTAATGGAGAAGTCTCAATGTCTTGCTTCTCCGAGACGAACTCTAGTTCCACAGTCTACATGAATCCCATGCCGGTGGCCACGAGATCATCGGAAGAAGGCGACGGCATCTCGCTCTCTCTTCTACTCAATCTCTCTACCATACAAGACAAAGTCCATGAGATCCAATCCCTGATCAACTTTTTCATGATCTCCCCTAATAACAATAACCAAAAGTCAGCGTCGTCTCTGGCCATGTCGAACGTTGGAAGTTTGGTTCAAGAGATGATCACGGCTGCTTCTTCAATGATGCACACTTGCCAACAACTCCAAATCTCAACTAGCAACAACAGTAGTGACGATGCCAACCAAACCGCAGATGGAATGTTCATGGAGTTCTCCCAAGATTTTGACCCGGATCATGATTTCATGGGAGAGTCATCAACCAACCTCCTTGGTCTCCAAGAAAGAGGGCATGATTCGTTTCTTGACCAGACTGGTCAGAATCTTGACTGGTACGGCACCCAAACCACAAACCCTAAAAATGACCATCAACGTTCTAAATCAAGATACGGGAACTATGAGATAGTGGAGCTAAGCGTGGAGGATCTACTTGCGAAATACACACATTACTGCCAGATTTGCGGGAAAGGTTTTAAGAGAGACGCGAATCTAAGGATGCACATGAGAGCGCACGGAGACGAGTACAAGACACGTGAAGCATTGATCAACCCAACGAGCCGTGACAAGACAGTTGAATACTCGTCACTCATGAGGCATTACTACTCGTGCCCTCAACAAGGATGTAGATGGAACCAAAGGCACGAGAAGTTTCAGCCGTTGAAATCTGTGATATGCGCCAAGAATCATTACAAGAGAAGTCACTGTCCGAAAATATATATGTGCAGAAGATGCAACGTGAAGCATTTCTCGGTTCTGTCTGATCTTAGGACGCACGAGAAGCATTGTGGGGATATCAAGTGGGTTTGCTCTTGTGGAACTAGGTTTTCTAGGAAAGACAAGCTTATGAGCCATGTTTCCTTGTTCTCGGGCCACTCACCGGCGCATGAGCCGTCGCAGCAGCAACCTTCGATGATCACCCCCTAA
- the LOC108816832 gene encoding cation/H(+) antiporter 9, with product MNESLALTLAPWPALSNVEVCYRDIFNISSYGILENYEAPSVIFGYALPLLELQIIIIFVLIIISRVFLRFIGVPQFVSYMITGLLLGRHLFDLLDFSSDRLSLDVALDGNIALEGVANLGLIMFTFLMGVKTNKRAVFHIGKGTVAIAVLSFLVTMTAGLAFRNFHIDKADPLYMPLKLAPTERTVIVSVQALTLLPVITHLVYELKIPNSELGRLAISIATVNDLLGFITLQCVSYVASYRYVSPRIANRDALAMTILILVILFIIKPTAQWIVDTSPEGKPVRELYVYGTIITAIAASICTSYFHQVHVLGAILVGMAIPDGPPLGSALEAKFEGLVTNIFFPISIVVMTMKADISKVFYAFDDITINIFLVGFTLVVKWTATFGSCLIFKLPTQESIILAIMMNYKGFVDLCFFEGAANHWNLSQATHTFVIIYVLVIAGVLPTIVKTLYDPKRKYIGYVKREIMHLKPNSDLKILTCLHKPDNISGVLSLLQLLSFPPNDESNKDRGVIAVTALHLVKLAGRSFPILIPHDKRTKPQLRQNSYIQTMMLVLSEFQQENWASTTVSFFTAYSHEDLMDHDICNLALDHHTSMIIVPSGRKWSPDGLYESDNTVIRSVNASLLDRAPCSIGVLNDRSYRTKKKSNGTVNVGVIFIGGKDDREALSLAKWMRQNPRVRLTVIRFLSGREPDKSKNWDYLVDNEVLSNLKETYAPAENFSYAEKIVNGGPAVATAVRLAAEDYDLMIVGRGRDDDLLDVSGLAEWMELPELGVIGDLLACKDLKTRVSVLVVQQQQQHE from the exons ATGAACGAATCTCTAGCACTAACTCTTGCGCCTTGGCCAGCGCTTAGCAACGTCGAAGTTTGTTACCGAGATATCTTCAACATCTCTTCTTACGGAATTTTGGAAAACTATGAAGCTCCGAGTGTCATCTTCGGATACGCATTGCCTCTTCTTGAGTTGCAGATCATTATCATCTTCGTTCTAATCATCATATCTCGTGTGTTCCTTAGGTTTATTGGCGTACCACAGTTCGTTTCTTATATGATC ACGGGGTTGCTTCTGGGACGTCACCTATTTGATCTTCTGGACTTTTCTTCGGACCGTTTATCGTTAGACGTTGCGTTAGATGGTAACATAGCGTTAGAAGGTGTGGCCAACTTGGGTTTAATAATGTTCACGTTCTTGATGGGCGTGAAGACCAACAAAAGAGCCGTGTTTCATATAGGTAAAGGCACGGTTGCAATCGCGGTTTTGTCCTTTTTGGTGACTATGACCGCCGGATTAGCCTTCAGAAACTTTCATATAGACAAGGCCGACCCTCTCTATATGCCTCTGAAACTGGCCCCAACAGAACGCACCGTGATTGTCTCGGTTCAAGCATTAACGCTGTTACCGGTAATAACGCACCTGGTATATGAGCTTAAGATTCCAAACTCGGAGCTGGGCCGCCTCGCCATATCTATTGCAACGGTTAATGATCTCCTAGGATTTATCACTCTGCAATGCGTGTCCTACGTAGCATCTTACAG GTATGTATCGCCTAGAATAGCCAACCGCGATGCATTGGCAATGACCATCTTAATCCTTGTGATTCTATTCATCATCAAGCCTACGGCTCAATGGATAGTCGACACAAGTCCAGAAGGCAAACCCGTACGGGAACTCTACGTATACGGAACAATTATCACCGCAATCGCTGCGAGTATTTGCACAAGTTATTTCCACCAAGTCCACGTTTTAGGAGCTATATTGGTCGGGATGGCTATCCCAGACGGTCCACCTCTTGGGTCAGCGTTAGAAGCCAAATTTGAGGGATTGGTGACAAACATATTTTTCCCGATTTCAATAGTGGTAATGACCATGAAAGCTGACATTTCAAAGGTATTTTACGCGTTTGATGACATAACCATTAACATATTTCTGGTGGGTTTCACATTGGTCGTCAAATGGACTGCTACTTTTGGTTCTTGCTTGATCTTCAAATTACCTACTCAAGAGTCTATTATCCTCGCCATTATGATGAACTACAAGGGTTTTGTCGACTTATGTTTCTTCGAAGGAGCTGCGAATCATTGG AATTTATCGCAAGCAACGCACACGTTCGTGATAATATACGTTCTTGTGATCGCGGGAGTGTTACCTACTATAGTGAAAACACTATACGATCCAAAGAGGAAGTATATAGGATACGTCAAGAGAGAGATCATGCATCTGAAACCAAACTCCGATCTCAAAATCCTAACATGTTTGCACAAACCAGACAACATCTCAGGAGTGCTCTCGCTGCTACAACTGCTCTCTTTCCCTCCAAACGACGAGAGTAATAAAGACAGAGGAGTCATCGCTGTCACAGCATTACACCTCGTGAAACTCGCCGGGCGTTCGTTTCCCATCTTGATACCACACGACAAGCGGACTAAACCGCAGTTACGTCAAAACTCTTACATTCAAACAATGATGCTCGTGTTGTCCGAGTTTCAACAAGAGAATTGGGCATCAACGACGGTTAGTTTCTTCACAGCTTACTCTCATGAGGATCTAATGGATCATGACATTTGCAACCTCGCTTTAGACCACCACACGTCGATGATCATCGTCCCTTCTGGACGTAAATGGTCACCTGATGGATTATATGAATCTGACAATACTGTGATCAGAAGTGTGAACGCTTCTCTCCTCGACCGTGCTCCTTGTTCTATCGGCGTCCTCAATGACCGAAGTTACCGTACCAAGAAAAAGAGTAACGGCACCGTTAATGTCGGTGTGATCTTCATTGGTGGTAAAGATGATCGAGAGGCGCTCTCGCTTGCCAAATGGATGAGACAGAACCCTAGAGTGCGTCTCACGGTGATACGGTTTTTGTCTGGTCGAGAACCAGACAAGTCCAAGAATTGGGATTACCTTGTTGATAATGAAGTCTTGAGTAATTTGAAAGAAACCTATGCACCCGCTGAGAATTTCTCATATGCGGAGAAGATAGTAAACGGTGGTCCCGCGGTGGCCACCGCCGTAAGATTGGCGGCGGAAGATTATGACTTGATGATTGTAGGGAGAGGTCGCGACGATGATTTACTGGATGTCTCGGGTTTGGCCGAATGGATGGAGCTTCCGGAGTTAGGAGTCATCGGAGATTTGCTTGCATGTAAAGATCTAAAAACTAGGGTTTCTGTTTTAGTAGttcaacaacagcaacaacatgAATGA